Proteins from a single region of Platichthys flesus chromosome 16, fPlaFle2.1, whole genome shotgun sequence:
- the camsap3 gene encoding calmodulin-regulated spectrin-associated protein 3 isoform X2, which translates to MVDSPTMRKTFVVPEIKPPDLYDCAKAKICASVGWLLAKSYGSAENVPAELRDPFYCDQYEQEHLKPPVTRLLQSSELYCRTYSLLLGGAGAEAQPKDNIALLELLTQKGIVSKDKDTLVTDADLRRKPIKMSAHLAVIDALMTAGAMEAVAAVKTSGSAELLGGAASWEEALLHWVNGLNQKMRELTEGPQNDPSQATELQPLQPSLRYRKDKIQSKQMAIFPVVKEVKDLSSGCAIAAVIHYYCPGLLRLEDVCMKDSMSVADSLYNLQFIREFCDSCLKSCCHLALEDMMYTPQELQVNWLSFLAELLNWFEVRKPDFVQPINTLDGSTPVTPSSLTGNSNSPSIFKKPFLPISSPASEGVGKTWSKRPSRPLSAVSFSIPFGLDSDVDIVMGDPVITRSVSSDQLNPASQNIIRVPYTPTEDISHLLNKPSGPSGPQRASWTTQAPSIPRLAEQNGLAETETGELPTIEEALQIIHNESKMEPRLHPDGAPDGFYLHSPDDPASSIHTSNMSCSAPSRSGMMYRPTGESRDSARTRNTSECSRDDDSVLRDGSVDSDASEDMPKGRSTPTTPAAGAHSARGHGKEESDSGVKLTSFAERKKKQIIDSPKARDSSSPQMTTWSQKTEESPSKSPQLNNEMTELGVRLEEKRKAIEAQKKRIEAIFSKHRQRLGKSAFLQLKKEQDEGEGEGGDGKVSTSSTKEELSRLNLEERLAHMEAEDQQEQDEQRPSVKDEGNVKGGLQLNKQFSHSKEKAGTLGEKGSGTPGEKMVAPLGDYNNAVSKLTAALSSLQSDMHRLTEQQNHLVKKKAVGSWVIQASPKTSTPAHTPARMSRESNRDLNSASSSPSPSHRITNHSTPPKSPHVHRRAQSVPPKSPKHYHNSHPSDVKVPTVSRILVPHQTVDSMPHRRRVSPWQSQVQNSSSFSIGDSGSLDDLRSYGPSPVPTPTLTPVPFPTPTHRPAADDTLSEVGSNDDQSIFSMDLEAGSLHGHASKLGGGGCSSGAPSECSFESDAPAGLVNGKRSSLIEIPLSALQDGEGDDSLPDAFSDTMSDRTEPETKGGVGFFFKEDMVRPEDEMAQRRAALLEKQQKRAEEMKKRKLEQEKEKESKKPHWMIIEGWGNKEEDTPPDPGTPPASRTTPVEGTPKRRDDFTRQEYERRHQLKIMEDLDKVLRQKPTTVRGVKKQRPKTVFRDDSGLSHSPAKGFTGTRLNKVYSHSTMNLSSMAHDSGGLSIRKSPSRSHSPSRLRSPGRSTTMNGERDWENGSTISSPASIPEYTGPKLYKEPTFKSNKFIIHNAITRCCLAGRVNEPQKNKIVEDMEKSTANHFLILFRDSSCQFRAVYTMNPETEEMVRLTGNGPRFISPEMVESIYKYSSDRKQFTAIPSKTMSMSVDAFTIPGHIWQKRPGTPKKLGTPK; encoded by the exons AGAATGTCCCCGCTGAGCTGCGCGACCCCTTCTACTGTGACCAGTATGAGCAGGAGCACCTTAAACCGCCAGTCACCCGCCTTCTGCAGTCCTCCGAACTTTACTGCCGCACCTACAGCCTCTTACTGGGGGGCGCTGGAGCTGAGGCGCAGCCCAAAGACAACATTGCCCTGCTGGAGCTCCTCACTCAGAAGGGCATCGTCTCCAAAGACAAGGACACACTAGTGACTGATGCAGACCTCCGTCGTAAACCCATCAAAATG AGCGCCCACCTTGCCGTTATAGACGCCCTGATGACAGCGGGAGCCATGGAGGCGGTGGCTGCGGTGAAGACGTCTGGCTCGGCCGAGTTGCTGGGCGGAGCTGCCAGCTGGGAGGAGGCTCTGCTTCATTGGGTTAACGGG TTAAATCAGAAGATGAGAGAACTTACAGAGGGACCCCAGAATGACCCGTCTCAGGCTACAGAGCTCCAACCTCTTCAACCCTCT ctcCGCTACAGGAAGGATAAAATTCAGTCCAAACAAATGGCCATCTTCCCAGTGGTGAAGGAAGTCAAAGACCTGTCCAGTGGTTGTGCCATTGCTGCTGTCATACATTACTATTGTCCTGGACTGCTAAGACTTGAAG ATGTTTGTATGAAGGATTCCATGTCTGTAGCAGACAGCCTGTACAACTTGCAGTTCATCCGTGAATTCTGTGACAGCTGTCTGAAGAGCTGCTGTCACTTGGCACTGGAGGACATGATGTACACCCCACAGGAGCTTCAG GTCAACTGGCTGAGCTTCCTGGCAGAACTGCTGAATTGGTTCGAAGTACGAAAGCCAGACTTTGTTCAGCCAATAAACACGTTGG ATGGTTCCACACCAGTAACACCAAGTAGCTTGACTGGAAACAG TAACTCCCCTTCTATCTTCAAGAAGCCTTTTCTCCCTATCTCCTCCCCTGCATCAG AAGGAGTTGGAAAGACATGGAGCAAGAGACCAAG ccGACCCTTGTCAGCAGTATCCTTCAGCATCCCTTTTGGCCTGGACAGTGATGTGGACATTGTGATGGGCGACCCTGTGATAACCCGCTCTGTGAGCTCAGATCAACTCAACCCAGCGTCCCAAAACATAATCCGCGTACCCTACACCCCTACTGAAGACATCAGCCATTTGCTTAACAAACCCTCGGGCCCCAGTGGCCCACAGAGAGCTTCCTGGACAACACAGGCTCCCAGTATTCCACGGTTGGCAGAGCAGAATGGTCTTGCAGAGACTGAAACAGGAGAGCTGCCTACCATTGAGGAGGCTCTCCAAATTATCCACAACGAGAGCAAAATGGAGCCTCGTTTACATCCGGATGGGGCGCCTGATGGCTTTTACCTCCACTCTCCTGATGATCCCGCTAGTTCGATACACACCAGCAACATGAGCTGCTCCGCTCCATCCCGCTCAGGAATGATGTACCGGCCTACAGGAGAGTCCAGGGACTCTGCTCGCACCAGGAATACTTCAGAATGTTCACGAGATGATGACTCAGTCTTGAGAGACGGCAGTGTGGACTCGGATGCATCAGAAGACATGCCTAAGGGCCGGTCCACTCCCACCACACCAGCTGCTGGTGCTCACTCTGCTAGGGGCCACGGCAAAGAGGAGTCTGACAGCGGTGTCAAGTTGACCAGCTTTGCAGAGCGCAAAAAGAAGCAGATAATAGATTCTCCGAAAGCCAGGGATTCCTCCTCCCCTCAGATGACCACTTGGTCACAAAAGACTGAGGAAAGCCCCAGCAAGAGCCCACAACTCAATAATGAGATGACTGAGCTGGGAGTTCGGCTTGAAGAAAAGCGCAAAGCTATCGAAGCCCAGAAGAAACGCATTGAGGCCATTTTTTCCAAGCACAGGCAAAGACTGGGTAAGAGTGCCTTTCTGCAGTTAAAGAAGGAGCAGGATGAAGGCGAGGGCGAAGGAGGGGATGGCAAGGTCAGCACCTCATCCACAAAAGAGGAACTCTCTCGCTTGAACTTGGAAGAAAGGCTAGCTCACATGGAGGCAGAAGACCAGCAGGAACAAGATGAGCAGCGCCCCTCAGTGAAGGATGAGGGTAATGTCAAAGGGGGGCTTCAGCTCAACAAACAGTTCAGTCACTCCAAAGAAAAGGCAGGTACACTAGGAGAGAAGGGCTCTGGGACACCGGGTGAAAAAATGGTGGCTCCACTAGGGGACTATAACAATGCTGTGTCGAAGCTGACTGCAGCTCTCAGCTCCCTGCAAAGTGACATGCACCGActtacagagcagcagaaccatCTCGTCAAGAAGAAAGCTGTGGGTTCCTGGGTTATTCAAGCCAGCCCTAAAACCTCCACCCCAGCCCATACCCCTGCACGCATGTCTCGAGAATCCAACCGAGATTTAAATtccgcctcctcctcaccttctccaTCGCATAGAATCACAAACCACTCCACTCCTCCTAAATCTCCTCATGTCCACCGTAGAGCCCAATCTGTGCCCCCTAAAAGCCCCAAACACTACCATAACAGTCATCCCTCGGACGTTAAGGTCCCGACCGTGTCGAGAATTCTCGTCCCTCATCAAACCGTTGACAGCATGCCCCACCGTCGGCGAGTAAGTCCCTGGCAGTCCCAAGTCCAGAATTCATCCTCATTCTCCATTGGGGACTCTGGCAGCCTAGATGACCTGCGCTCGTATGGACCAAGTCCAGTTCCCACGCCGACACTGACCCCTGTACCATTTCCTACCCCGACGCACCGTCCTGCTGCAGATGACACCCTGTCAGAGGTAGGCTCCAACGATGACCAAAGCATATTTAGCATGGACCTGGAAGCAGGATCTTTGCATGGACATGCATCCAAGCTTGGAGGTGGGGGCTGCAGCTCTGGTGCCCCATCAGAGTGCTCCTTTGAGAGCGATGCCCCTGCCGGGTTGGTGAATGGCAAACGCAGCAGCCTGATTGAGATCCCGCTGTCTGCTCTGCAAGATGGGGAAGGGGATGACTCACTACCTGACGCCTTTTCGGACACAATGAGTGACCGGACAGAACCAGAGACGAAAGGAGGGGTCGGTTTCTTTTTCAAG GAGGACATGGTGCGACCCGAGGACGAGATGGCTCAGCGAAGAGCAGCTTTGCTGGAGAAACAgcagaaaagagcagaggagatgaagaagcgCAAACtggaacaggaaaaagaaaaagagtcaAA AAAGCCTCATTGGATGATCATCGAGGGCTGGGGGAACAAGGAAGAGGACACACCACCCGACCCCGGCACCCCTCCAGCATCACGCACCACACCAGTAGAGGGGACTCCTAAGCGCAGAGATGACTTCACCAGGCAGGAGTATGAACGGAGACACCAGCTGAAGATCATGGAAGACTTGGACAAGGTGCTGAGGCAGAAACCCACCACGGTTCGCGGTGTCAAGAAGCAGAGACCCAAGACTGTGTTCAGAGATGACTCTGGACTGTCTCACAGCCCTGCCAAGGGTTTCACGG GCACCAGGCTGAACAAAGTGTACTCCCACTCCACCATGAACCTGTCATCCATGGCGCATGACTCCGGAGGCCTGTCGATTAGGAAGTCTCCCAG CCGTTCACACTCTCCTTCCCGGCTAAGGTCACCTGGACGATCGACGACTatgaatggagagagagactgggagaATGGCTCCACCATTTCCTCCCCTGCCTCAATCCCGGAATACACAG GACCAAAGCTGTACAAGGAGCCTACCTTTAAGTCCAACAAGTTCATCATCCATAATGCCATCACCCGCTGCTGCCTGGCCGGCAGGGTCAATGAaccacagaaaaacaagattgTAGAG gaTATGGAGAAAAGCACTGCCAATCatttcctcatcctcttcagaGATTCCAGCTGCCAATTCAGAGCAGTGTACACCATGAACCCCGAAACAGAGGAGATGGTACGGCTCACTGGTAACGGCCCCCGCTTCATCTCACCCGAGATGGTTGAGTCCATTTACAAGTACAGCTCTGACCGCAAGCAGTTCACGGCCATCCCGTCCAAAACCATGTCCATGAGCGTCGACGCCTTCACCATCCCCGGTCACATCTGGCAAAAGCGCCCAGGAACTCCCAAAAAGCTCGGCACCCCCAAATAA
- the nr5a5 gene encoding nuclear receptor subfamily 5, group A, member 5, giving the protein MDLAGYHPQLPQPLVHHPGSYPDNEFNSEGSSTSRELKTEPHGRAEAEESCPICGDKVSGYHYGLLTCESCKGFFKRSVQNNKHYTCADRQNCPMNLSQRKRCPSCRFQKCLAVGMKREAVRADRMRGGRNKFGPLYRRDRQMKQQRVDSRANTAPYRIKMETARRHWPSAANDLHPMSSHTSTLLSSDAFHQSHVYPSGTGQSGASMPLDCTTHADRGLTPPSLPCPGLYHRTIPGFVQDKGEMAFGCSAAPSNYPLHPTPDSSFTPRGTIASSPCSRPSSNTALSQALIQTHTPPLATLTTNFLNQLLEGEPDESQLCAKVLASLQREKASRGKHDRLNTFSIMCKMADQTLHGLVEWARNTALFKELKVEDQMCLLQSCWSELLVLDHLCRQVAYGKDGCIYLVTGQQIEVLTVVSQAGVTLSSLVSRTQDLVYKLKTLQLDRHEFVCLKYLVLFNPDVKHVQSRRQVEQTQERVNRGLMEHTQRSHPGHSDKFGQLLLRLPEVRSISLQVEEYLYQRHLLGDLPCNSLLTEMLHTKHN; this is encoded by the exons ATGGACCTAGCAGGTTATCACCCACAGCTGCCCCAGCCTCTTGTCCACCACCCTGGCAGCTACCCGGACAATGAGTTCAATTCAGAGGGATCATCAACAT CTCGGGAGTTAAAGACAGAGCCACACGGCAGAGCAGAGGCCGAGGAGAGCTGTCCCATCTGTGGGGACAAAGTCTCGGGATACCACTATGGCCTGCTCACTTGTGAAAGCTGCAAG ggctTCTTCAAACGCTCAGTGCAGAACAACAAGCATTACACCTGTGCAGATCGACAGAACTGCCCCATGAACCTTTCCCAGAGGAAACGTTGTCCTTCCTGCCGCTTCCAGAAGTGTTTGGCCGTGGGCATGAAGAGagaag CTGTAAGAGCAGATCGCATGAGAGGCGGCAGGAATAAGTTTGGGCCTCTGTATCGACGGGACAGGCAGATGAAGCAGCAAAGGGTTGACTCCCGAGCAAACACCGCTCCCTACAGGATTAAGATGGAAACTGCACGAAGACACTGGCCCTCAGCTGCGAACGACCTTCACCCGATGAGCAGTCACACAAGCACTTTGTTGtcctctgatgcttttcatcAATCCCACGTGTATCCCTCGGGCACCGGGCAGTCGGGCGCGTCCATGCCACTGGACTGCACAACGCACGCAGACAGGGGGCTCACTCCTCCATCCCTGCCCTGTCCTGGACTGTACCACCGCACTATCCCTGGATTTGTCCAGGACAAAGGAGAGATGGCTTTTGGCTGCAGTGCGGCTCCCTCAAATTATCCATTGCACCCAACCCCAGACAGTTCCTTCACACCAAGAGGCACGATAGCATCATCCCCCTGCTCCAGGCCGAGCTCGAACACCGCTCTCTCCCAAGCTCTCATCCAAACCCACACTCCCCCGCTGGCCACGCTTACGACCAACTTCTTAAACCAACTCCTGGAGGGTGAGCCAGATGAGAGCCAGTTGTGTGCCAAGGTCTTGGCCAGCCTGCAGCGGGAGAAGGCCAGCCGAGGCAAACACGACCGCCTAAACACATTCAGCATCATGTGCAAGATGGCTGACCAGACGCTGCACGGCCTTGTAGAGTGGGCCAGGAACACTGCACTCTTCAAGGAGCTCAAG GTAGAGGACCAGATGTGTCTGTTGCAGAGCTGCTGGAGTGAGTTGCTGGTCCTGGACCACCTCTGTAGACAGGTGGCCTATGGCAAAGATGGTTGCATATATCTGGTCACTGGGCAACAG ATTGAGGTGTTGACCGTGGTATCTCAGGCAGGAGTGACACTGAGTAGCCTGGTATCCAGGACCCAAGACCTGGTGTATAAACTGAAGACACTCCAGTTAGACAGACATGAGTTTGTCTGTCTCAAGTACTTGGTGCTATTCAACCCCG ATGTGAAACATGTGCAGAGTCGAAGGCAGGTGGAGCAGACTCAAGAGAGGGTGAACAGGGGCCTGATGGAGCACACACAGCGAAGTCACCCAGGACATTCGGATAAGTTTGGCCAGCTGTTGCTTCGCCTGCCTGAGGTGCGAAGCATTAGCTTGCAGGTCGAGGAGTATTTGTACCAGCGCCATCTTCTGGGAGACTTGCCCTGCAactctctcctcacagagatGCTTCACACCAAGCACAACTGA
- the soul5 gene encoding heme-binding protein 2, with protein sequence MYSSRVLDRMLLSGLVGLLLVLTAEARVGKSSESHLCYETEQCLHFDLICQTKDFEVRHIESVNWVTTYEMDYSIDTAATKAFTRLYKYTKGANQNGTKMDLVTPVVVRVPHNSSSEMSAYIVHLLLPAEYQDNPPKPTDDNVHLLRSPDMNLYVRGYDGWLTAKSDREMAQSLASDLDSVGANYKKNFHFANTYSSPLSDTHRHSEVMFVALDEPVCI encoded by the exons ATGTATAGCAGCAGAGTGCTGGACAG GATGCTTCTTTCAGGGCTTGTTGGCCTCCTGCTTGTGCTGACAGCTGAGGCCAGAGTCGG AAAATCCTCTGAGTCACACCTCTGTTATGAGACAGAGCAGTGTCTGCATTTCGATCTGATTTGTCAGACTAAGGATTTTGAG GTCCGTCACATTGAATCTGTGAATTGGGTTACAACATACGAGATGGACTATTCCATTGACACTGCGGCAACGAAAGCATTCACACGATTATATAAATATACCAAGGGTGCCAATCAAaatg GAACAAAAATGGACCTAGTAACTCCTGTTGTTGTCAGAGTACCTCATAATTCTTCTTCGGAAATGAGTGCCTACATTGTGCATTTGTTGCTCCCAGCTGAATATCAGGACAACCCCCCCAAGCCTACTGATGATAAT GTGCACCTCCTTCGCTCACCTGATATGAATTTGTATGTACGGGGCTATGATGGATGGTTAACTGCCAAGTCTGACAGAGAAATGGCCCAAAGTTTGGCAAGTGACCTTGACTCAGTTGGTGCAAACTACAAAAAGAACTTCCACTTTGCTAATACATATAGCAG TCCACTGTCGGATACTCACAGGCACAGTGAGGTGATGTTTGTTGCTCTGGATGAGCCCGTGTGCATCTGA
- the camsap3 gene encoding calmodulin-regulated spectrin-associated protein 3 isoform X1 — MVDSPTMRKTFVVPEIKPPDLYDCAKAKICASVGWLLAKSYGSAENVPAELRDPFYCDQYEQEHLKPPVTRLLQSSELYCRTYSLLLGGAGAEAQPKDNIALLELLTQKGIVSKDKDTLVTDADLRRKPIKMSAHLAVIDALMTAGAMEAVAAVKTSGSAELLGGAASWEEALLHWVNGLNQKMRELTEGPQNDPSQATELQPLQPSLRYRKDKIQSKQMAIFPVVKEVKDLSSGCAIAAVIHYYCPGLLRLEDVCMKDSMSVADSLYNLQFIREFCDSCLKSCCHLALEDMMYTPQELQVNWLSFLAELLNWFEVRKPDFVQPINTLDGSTPVTPSSLTGNSNSPSIFKKPFLPISSPASGSLTQSTSMSHIEGVGKTWSKRPSRPLSAVSFSIPFGLDSDVDIVMGDPVITRSVSSDQLNPASQNIIRVPYTPTEDISHLLNKPSGPSGPQRASWTTQAPSIPRLAEQNGLAETETGELPTIEEALQIIHNESKMEPRLHPDGAPDGFYLHSPDDPASSIHTSNMSCSAPSRSGMMYRPTGESRDSARTRNTSECSRDDDSVLRDGSVDSDASEDMPKGRSTPTTPAAGAHSARGHGKEESDSGVKLTSFAERKKKQIIDSPKARDSSSPQMTTWSQKTEESPSKSPQLNNEMTELGVRLEEKRKAIEAQKKRIEAIFSKHRQRLGKSAFLQLKKEQDEGEGEGGDGKVSTSSTKEELSRLNLEERLAHMEAEDQQEQDEQRPSVKDEGNVKGGLQLNKQFSHSKEKAGTLGEKGSGTPGEKMVAPLGDYNNAVSKLTAALSSLQSDMHRLTEQQNHLVKKKAVGSWVIQASPKTSTPAHTPARMSRESNRDLNSASSSPSPSHRITNHSTPPKSPHVHRRAQSVPPKSPKHYHNSHPSDVKVPTVSRILVPHQTVDSMPHRRRVSPWQSQVQNSSSFSIGDSGSLDDLRSYGPSPVPTPTLTPVPFPTPTHRPAADDTLSEVGSNDDQSIFSMDLEAGSLHGHASKLGGGGCSSGAPSECSFESDAPAGLVNGKRSSLIEIPLSALQDGEGDDSLPDAFSDTMSDRTEPETKGGVGFFFKEDMVRPEDEMAQRRAALLEKQQKRAEEMKKRKLEQEKEKESKKPHWMIIEGWGNKEEDTPPDPGTPPASRTTPVEGTPKRRDDFTRQEYERRHQLKIMEDLDKVLRQKPTTVRGVKKQRPKTVFRDDSGLSHSPAKGFTGTRLNKVYSHSTMNLSSMAHDSGGLSIRKSPSRSHSPSRLRSPGRSTTMNGERDWENGSTISSPASIPEYTGPKLYKEPTFKSNKFIIHNAITRCCLAGRVNEPQKNKIVEDMEKSTANHFLILFRDSSCQFRAVYTMNPETEEMVRLTGNGPRFISPEMVESIYKYSSDRKQFTAIPSKTMSMSVDAFTIPGHIWQKRPGTPKKLGTPK; from the exons AGAATGTCCCCGCTGAGCTGCGCGACCCCTTCTACTGTGACCAGTATGAGCAGGAGCACCTTAAACCGCCAGTCACCCGCCTTCTGCAGTCCTCCGAACTTTACTGCCGCACCTACAGCCTCTTACTGGGGGGCGCTGGAGCTGAGGCGCAGCCCAAAGACAACATTGCCCTGCTGGAGCTCCTCACTCAGAAGGGCATCGTCTCCAAAGACAAGGACACACTAGTGACTGATGCAGACCTCCGTCGTAAACCCATCAAAATG AGCGCCCACCTTGCCGTTATAGACGCCCTGATGACAGCGGGAGCCATGGAGGCGGTGGCTGCGGTGAAGACGTCTGGCTCGGCCGAGTTGCTGGGCGGAGCTGCCAGCTGGGAGGAGGCTCTGCTTCATTGGGTTAACGGG TTAAATCAGAAGATGAGAGAACTTACAGAGGGACCCCAGAATGACCCGTCTCAGGCTACAGAGCTCCAACCTCTTCAACCCTCT ctcCGCTACAGGAAGGATAAAATTCAGTCCAAACAAATGGCCATCTTCCCAGTGGTGAAGGAAGTCAAAGACCTGTCCAGTGGTTGTGCCATTGCTGCTGTCATACATTACTATTGTCCTGGACTGCTAAGACTTGAAG ATGTTTGTATGAAGGATTCCATGTCTGTAGCAGACAGCCTGTACAACTTGCAGTTCATCCGTGAATTCTGTGACAGCTGTCTGAAGAGCTGCTGTCACTTGGCACTGGAGGACATGATGTACACCCCACAGGAGCTTCAG GTCAACTGGCTGAGCTTCCTGGCAGAACTGCTGAATTGGTTCGAAGTACGAAAGCCAGACTTTGTTCAGCCAATAAACACGTTGG ATGGTTCCACACCAGTAACACCAAGTAGCTTGACTGGAAACAG TAACTCCCCTTCTATCTTCAAGAAGCCTTTTCTCCCTATCTCCTCCCCTGCATCAG GATCTTTGACTCAGTCTACCTCAATGTCTCATATAGAAGGAGTTGGAAAGACATGGAGCAAGAGACCAAG ccGACCCTTGTCAGCAGTATCCTTCAGCATCCCTTTTGGCCTGGACAGTGATGTGGACATTGTGATGGGCGACCCTGTGATAACCCGCTCTGTGAGCTCAGATCAACTCAACCCAGCGTCCCAAAACATAATCCGCGTACCCTACACCCCTACTGAAGACATCAGCCATTTGCTTAACAAACCCTCGGGCCCCAGTGGCCCACAGAGAGCTTCCTGGACAACACAGGCTCCCAGTATTCCACGGTTGGCAGAGCAGAATGGTCTTGCAGAGACTGAAACAGGAGAGCTGCCTACCATTGAGGAGGCTCTCCAAATTATCCACAACGAGAGCAAAATGGAGCCTCGTTTACATCCGGATGGGGCGCCTGATGGCTTTTACCTCCACTCTCCTGATGATCCCGCTAGTTCGATACACACCAGCAACATGAGCTGCTCCGCTCCATCCCGCTCAGGAATGATGTACCGGCCTACAGGAGAGTCCAGGGACTCTGCTCGCACCAGGAATACTTCAGAATGTTCACGAGATGATGACTCAGTCTTGAGAGACGGCAGTGTGGACTCGGATGCATCAGAAGACATGCCTAAGGGCCGGTCCACTCCCACCACACCAGCTGCTGGTGCTCACTCTGCTAGGGGCCACGGCAAAGAGGAGTCTGACAGCGGTGTCAAGTTGACCAGCTTTGCAGAGCGCAAAAAGAAGCAGATAATAGATTCTCCGAAAGCCAGGGATTCCTCCTCCCCTCAGATGACCACTTGGTCACAAAAGACTGAGGAAAGCCCCAGCAAGAGCCCACAACTCAATAATGAGATGACTGAGCTGGGAGTTCGGCTTGAAGAAAAGCGCAAAGCTATCGAAGCCCAGAAGAAACGCATTGAGGCCATTTTTTCCAAGCACAGGCAAAGACTGGGTAAGAGTGCCTTTCTGCAGTTAAAGAAGGAGCAGGATGAAGGCGAGGGCGAAGGAGGGGATGGCAAGGTCAGCACCTCATCCACAAAAGAGGAACTCTCTCGCTTGAACTTGGAAGAAAGGCTAGCTCACATGGAGGCAGAAGACCAGCAGGAACAAGATGAGCAGCGCCCCTCAGTGAAGGATGAGGGTAATGTCAAAGGGGGGCTTCAGCTCAACAAACAGTTCAGTCACTCCAAAGAAAAGGCAGGTACACTAGGAGAGAAGGGCTCTGGGACACCGGGTGAAAAAATGGTGGCTCCACTAGGGGACTATAACAATGCTGTGTCGAAGCTGACTGCAGCTCTCAGCTCCCTGCAAAGTGACATGCACCGActtacagagcagcagaaccatCTCGTCAAGAAGAAAGCTGTGGGTTCCTGGGTTATTCAAGCCAGCCCTAAAACCTCCACCCCAGCCCATACCCCTGCACGCATGTCTCGAGAATCCAACCGAGATTTAAATtccgcctcctcctcaccttctccaTCGCATAGAATCACAAACCACTCCACTCCTCCTAAATCTCCTCATGTCCACCGTAGAGCCCAATCTGTGCCCCCTAAAAGCCCCAAACACTACCATAACAGTCATCCCTCGGACGTTAAGGTCCCGACCGTGTCGAGAATTCTCGTCCCTCATCAAACCGTTGACAGCATGCCCCACCGTCGGCGAGTAAGTCCCTGGCAGTCCCAAGTCCAGAATTCATCCTCATTCTCCATTGGGGACTCTGGCAGCCTAGATGACCTGCGCTCGTATGGACCAAGTCCAGTTCCCACGCCGACACTGACCCCTGTACCATTTCCTACCCCGACGCACCGTCCTGCTGCAGATGACACCCTGTCAGAGGTAGGCTCCAACGATGACCAAAGCATATTTAGCATGGACCTGGAAGCAGGATCTTTGCATGGACATGCATCCAAGCTTGGAGGTGGGGGCTGCAGCTCTGGTGCCCCATCAGAGTGCTCCTTTGAGAGCGATGCCCCTGCCGGGTTGGTGAATGGCAAACGCAGCAGCCTGATTGAGATCCCGCTGTCTGCTCTGCAAGATGGGGAAGGGGATGACTCACTACCTGACGCCTTTTCGGACACAATGAGTGACCGGACAGAACCAGAGACGAAAGGAGGGGTCGGTTTCTTTTTCAAG GAGGACATGGTGCGACCCGAGGACGAGATGGCTCAGCGAAGAGCAGCTTTGCTGGAGAAACAgcagaaaagagcagaggagatgaagaagcgCAAACtggaacaggaaaaagaaaaagagtcaAA AAAGCCTCATTGGATGATCATCGAGGGCTGGGGGAACAAGGAAGAGGACACACCACCCGACCCCGGCACCCCTCCAGCATCACGCACCACACCAGTAGAGGGGACTCCTAAGCGCAGAGATGACTTCACCAGGCAGGAGTATGAACGGAGACACCAGCTGAAGATCATGGAAGACTTGGACAAGGTGCTGAGGCAGAAACCCACCACGGTTCGCGGTGTCAAGAAGCAGAGACCCAAGACTGTGTTCAGAGATGACTCTGGACTGTCTCACAGCCCTGCCAAGGGTTTCACGG GCACCAGGCTGAACAAAGTGTACTCCCACTCCACCATGAACCTGTCATCCATGGCGCATGACTCCGGAGGCCTGTCGATTAGGAAGTCTCCCAG CCGTTCACACTCTCCTTCCCGGCTAAGGTCACCTGGACGATCGACGACTatgaatggagagagagactgggagaATGGCTCCACCATTTCCTCCCCTGCCTCAATCCCGGAATACACAG GACCAAAGCTGTACAAGGAGCCTACCTTTAAGTCCAACAAGTTCATCATCCATAATGCCATCACCCGCTGCTGCCTGGCCGGCAGGGTCAATGAaccacagaaaaacaagattgTAGAG gaTATGGAGAAAAGCACTGCCAATCatttcctcatcctcttcagaGATTCCAGCTGCCAATTCAGAGCAGTGTACACCATGAACCCCGAAACAGAGGAGATGGTACGGCTCACTGGTAACGGCCCCCGCTTCATCTCACCCGAGATGGTTGAGTCCATTTACAAGTACAGCTCTGACCGCAAGCAGTTCACGGCCATCCCGTCCAAAACCATGTCCATGAGCGTCGACGCCTTCACCATCCCCGGTCACATCTGGCAAAAGCGCCCAGGAACTCCCAAAAAGCTCGGCACCCCCAAATAA